From the genome of Streptomyces sp. NBC_01116, one region includes:
- a CDS encoding GNAT family N-acetyltransferase: MTDLVIRALTPSDAALFTTFQDSPHVGRAAFGHAYTSTADGGEYRPDWSWVALRDNTVIARAAWWGGPDDTEPVVLNWFDFADGEAEAGAELLRRAPFDKEYELIAPAGWRNDPAVAAAVEARVAAATAAGMEPLVERYRYRWTPGRPLPERTGRLTYRPEPDDAVVLDVLRRVHSATLDAHARKAIEGPGGLDAAAQEELDFFHWCPSPREWLRLAYTPDGEVAGIQVPAHNPSGPCVGFVGVVPEARGHGYGYDLLVECTHFLVEQGAGFVAAATDRGNVPMAAAFARAGYPITQEWVHLA; encoded by the coding sequence ATGACCGACCTGGTCATCCGCGCGCTCACACCGAGCGACGCCGCACTCTTCACCACGTTCCAGGACAGCCCGCACGTCGGCCGGGCCGCCTTCGGCCACGCCTACACATCGACGGCCGACGGCGGCGAGTACCGCCCCGACTGGTCCTGGGTCGCCCTGCGCGACAACACCGTGATCGCCAGGGCCGCCTGGTGGGGCGGGCCCGACGACACCGAGCCCGTCGTGCTCAACTGGTTCGACTTCGCGGACGGGGAGGCGGAGGCGGGCGCCGAACTCCTGCGCCGGGCCCCGTTCGACAAGGAGTACGAGCTGATCGCACCCGCCGGGTGGCGGAACGACCCGGCGGTCGCGGCCGCCGTCGAGGCGCGGGTCGCCGCCGCGACGGCCGCCGGCATGGAGCCGCTGGTCGAGCGCTACCGCTACCGGTGGACCCCCGGCCGCCCGCTGCCCGAGCGGACGGGCCGGCTCACCTACCGTCCGGAGCCGGACGACGCCGTCGTCCTCGACGTCCTGCGCCGGGTCCACTCGGCCACGCTGGACGCCCACGCCCGCAAGGCCATCGAGGGCCCCGGAGGTCTGGACGCGGCGGCCCAGGAGGAGTTGGACTTCTTCCACTGGTGCCCCTCGCCGAGGGAGTGGCTGCGGCTCGCGTACACGCCGGACGGCGAGGTGGCGGGCATCCAGGTGCCCGCGCACAACCCGTCCGGGCCCTGCGTCGGCTTCGTCGGCGTCGTCCCCGAGGCGCGCGGGCACGGCTACGGCTACGACCTGCTGGTGGAGTGCACGCACTTCCTCGTCGAGCAGGGTGCCGGGTTCGTCGCGGCCGCGACGGACCGGGGCAACGTGCCGATGGCCGCCGCGTTCGCCCGCGCCGGGTATCCGATCACCCAGGAATGGGTCCATCTGGCGTGA
- a CDS encoding nucleoside/nucleotide kinase family protein has product MDIVDGTTTGGRAALTDRARALADTGGRRVLGIAGPPGAGKSTLADRLVAALDGRAALVPMDGFHLAAAELERLGRADRKGAPDTFDAAGYTALLRRLRAPDPVHAVYAPAFDRSLEEPVAGSLPVAPDVPLVVTEGNYLLLDDGPWAPVRGLLDEVWFLDPDARVRVRRLVDRHVRHGRPRRRAEEWVARSDEANARLVERGRDRADLIVRL; this is encoded by the coding sequence ATGGACATCGTGGACGGCACGACCACCGGCGGCCGGGCCGCCCTGACGGACCGGGCCCGCGCCCTCGCGGACACCGGAGGGCGACGGGTGCTGGGGATCGCGGGCCCGCCCGGAGCCGGGAAGTCCACTCTGGCTGACCGGCTGGTCGCGGCCCTGGACGGACGCGCCGCCCTCGTCCCGATGGACGGCTTCCACCTGGCCGCCGCCGAGCTGGAGCGCCTGGGCCGCGCCGACCGCAAGGGCGCCCCCGACACCTTCGACGCCGCCGGGTACACGGCCCTGCTGCGGCGGCTGCGCGCACCGGACCCGGTGCACGCCGTGTACGCCCCGGCCTTCGACCGGTCCCTGGAGGAGCCGGTCGCCGGTTCGCTGCCCGTGGCGCCGGACGTGCCGCTCGTCGTCACCGAGGGGAACTACCTGCTGCTCGACGACGGCCCCTGGGCCCCGGTGCGCGGGCTGCTGGACGAGGTGTGGTTCCTGGACCCGGACGCGCGGGTGCGGGTGCGCCGGCTCGTCGACCGCCATGTCCGCCACGGCAGGCCCCGGCGCCGCGCGGAGGAGTGGGTGGCCCGCTCCGACGAGGCGAACGCGCGGCTGGTGGAGCGGGGCCGGGACCGGGCCGACCTGATCGTGCGGCTGTGA
- a CDS encoding alpha-L-fucosidase, giving the protein MVASWWSRARLGIFVHWTPASVPGWAPPYAPAAELPAAGRRAPLGWTSYAEWYENALRFPGSPVAAHHRATYGQRPYTDFGRDFEDGLAGWDPAAWARAFREAGAGYAVLVTKHHDGFCLWPSETRNPHRSGWHTARDVVGEFAEAVRAEGLRFGVYYSGGLDWTFDDRPIGTAADMFSAVPRGSYPAYADAHLRELIRRYRPDILWNDIAWPASAGEIRSLVDFYRFTVPHGVVNDRLLPYAPHWRGLSLPGAKALYNWWDRRTVAQGEGFVPRTPPVFDFRTPEYARYEGSDPYEITRGVDHSFGYNRASGADAFIGREALTSLVRDTAADGGNVLLNVGPRGEDATIPAEQSLRLEWLAEEAGALTPDGPIPG; this is encoded by the coding sequence ATGGTCGCTTCGTGGTGGTCCCGGGCCCGACTGGGGATCTTCGTTCACTGGACACCCGCATCCGTTCCCGGCTGGGCCCCGCCCTACGCCCCCGCCGCCGAACTCCCGGCGGCGGGCCGGCGCGCCCCGCTGGGCTGGACCTCGTACGCGGAGTGGTACGAGAACGCGCTCCGCTTCCCCGGCTCCCCGGTCGCCGCCCACCACCGGGCCACCTACGGGCAGCGCCCCTACACGGACTTCGGCCGCGATTTCGAGGACGGGCTCGCCGGCTGGGACCCGGCCGCCTGGGCCCGCGCCTTCCGCGAGGCGGGGGCCGGATACGCGGTCCTGGTCACCAAGCACCACGACGGGTTCTGCCTCTGGCCCTCGGAGACGAGGAACCCGCACCGCTCCGGCTGGCACACCGCCCGGGACGTGGTGGGCGAGTTCGCCGAAGCCGTACGGGCCGAGGGCCTGCGCTTCGGCGTCTACTACTCCGGCGGGCTCGACTGGACCTTCGACGACCGCCCCATCGGCACCGCCGCCGACATGTTCTCCGCCGTCCCGCGCGGCAGCTACCCCGCCTACGCCGACGCCCACCTGCGGGAGCTGATCCGCCGCTACCGGCCCGACATCCTCTGGAACGACATCGCCTGGCCCGCCTCCGCCGGCGAGATCCGCTCCCTGGTCGACTTCTACCGCTTCACCGTCCCGCACGGCGTCGTCAACGACCGCCTGCTGCCCTACGCCCCGCACTGGCGGGGCCTGAGCCTGCCGGGAGCGAAGGCGCTGTACAACTGGTGGGACCGCCGGACGGTGGCGCAGGGCGAGGGCTTCGTCCCGCGCACACCGCCCGTCTTCGACTTCCGCACCCCGGAGTACGCCCGCTACGAGGGCTCCGACCCGTACGAGATCACCCGGGGCGTCGACCACAGCTTCGGCTACAACCGGGCCTCGGGGGCCGACGCCTTCATCGGCCGCGAGGCCCTCACCTCACTGGTCCGCGACACCGCGGCCGACGGCGGCAACGTCCTGCTCAACGTGGGGCCGCGCGGCGAGGACGCGACGATCCCCGCCGAGCAGTCGCTCCGTCTGGAGTGGCTGGCCGAGGAGGCCGGGGCCCTCACGCCAGATGGACCCATTCCTGGGTGA
- a CDS encoding DUF1707 and FHA domain-containing protein, producing MTSSFEFHTSPARLSDAQRDRVLGVLRDGAAQGKLSHDTFMRRMELALVARRPEELAALTSDLEAGGSWSQGLVRAVGGISAFPGRLRRAWQTERLPKLLLPAPGPYPLLIGRDPANGLRLNHETVSRLHAELSGQNGRWVLRDLGSTNGTCVNGQRLVGSIPVRDGDQVSFGRMSFRLTAPALRPPERPPHAPHPSAHPPEVPPPGPGQAPPGPGLPPA from the coding sequence GTGACGTCCTCCTTCGAGTTCCACACGAGTCCCGCGCGGCTGTCGGACGCCCAGCGCGACCGCGTCCTCGGTGTGCTCAGAGACGGCGCGGCACAGGGCAAGCTGTCGCACGACACCTTCATGCGGCGCATGGAACTGGCCCTCGTCGCCCGGCGCCCGGAGGAGCTGGCGGCCCTCACCTCCGACCTGGAGGCCGGCGGCAGCTGGTCCCAGGGGCTGGTCCGCGCGGTGGGCGGGATATCCGCCTTCCCCGGGCGGCTGCGCCGCGCCTGGCAGACCGAGCGGCTCCCCAAGCTGCTGCTCCCCGCCCCCGGCCCGTACCCGCTGCTCATCGGCCGCGACCCGGCCAACGGGCTGCGCCTCAACCACGAGACGGTCTCCCGGCTGCACGCCGAACTCTCCGGGCAGAACGGCCGCTGGGTGCTGCGCGACCTCGGCTCCACCAACGGCACCTGCGTCAACGGCCAGCGGCTCGTCGGCTCCATCCCCGTGCGGGACGGGGACCAGGTGAGCTTCGGCCGGATGAGCTTCCGCCTCACCGCCCCGGCACTCCGCCCGCCCGAACGTCCGCCGCACGCGCCCCACCCCTCCGCGCACCCGCCCGAGGTGCCGCCGCCCGGCCCCGGCCAGGCGCCGCCCGGCCCCGGTCTGCCGCCCGCCTGA
- a CDS encoding cytochrome P450, with the protein MPVDRPDALPAARRPHRLAGGQPGLLAPGATTDPHRLRLYRLLRTEYPLGYDPGLGAWLLSRYTDVALALTDPGFTGYPHDGTPRGRAPVPLGLCRGSLVCVPSAAPYRAAEPAVERTAYVLARRIAGRDRADLVADFCRWLPAGAAAAAAGLSYPGLSTLPRGGLHRRTGGGAGDCAGPTALREHALASFLANMLDDPDLLAAATAGEGAATLLGRAWAETLRRDPPVQIVLRRTRTEVAVSGGTLPADAPVACLIGAAGRDPARFGAPDRFDPLRADADPLLIGPAGCPAALLGRLEAEHGLRALLTAMPGIRWADGFRPAAGGLLTRGPRTLLISPS; encoded by the coding sequence ATGCCGGTCGACCGCCCCGACGCACTGCCCGCCGCCCGCCGTCCGCACCGGCTCGCGGGCGGGCAGCCGGGCCTGCTGGCGCCGGGGGCCACCACGGACCCGCACCGGCTGCGTCTCTACCGCCTGCTGCGCACCGAATACCCCCTCGGCTACGACCCGGGGCTCGGCGCCTGGCTGCTCAGCCGGTACACGGATGTGGCCCTGGCCCTCACCGATCCCGGGTTCACCGGCTACCCGCACGACGGGACCCCGCGCGGCCGGGCCCCCGTGCCGCTCGGCCTCTGCCGGGGCAGCCTCGTCTGCGTCCCGTCGGCCGCGCCGTACCGCGCCGCCGAACCCGCCGTCGAGCGGACCGCGTACGTCCTGGCCCGCCGGATCGCCGGGCGCGACCGGGCGGACCTGGTGGCCGACTTCTGCCGCTGGCTGCCCGCCGGCGCCGCCGCCGCGGCGGCCGGGCTCTCCTACCCGGGCCTGAGCACCCTGCCCCGGGGCGGCCTCCACCGGCGGACCGGCGGCGGCGCCGGCGACTGCGCCGGGCCCACCGCGCTCCGCGAGCACGCCCTCGCCTCGTTCCTCGCCAACATGCTCGACGACCCCGACCTGCTGGCCGCCGCGACGGCAGGCGAAGGGGCCGCCACGCTGCTCGGGCGGGCCTGGGCCGAGACGCTGCGCCGCGATCCGCCCGTCCAGATCGTGCTGCGCCGCACCCGTACCGAGGTGGCCGTCAGCGGCGGCACGCTGCCCGCCGACGCACCCGTCGCCTGCCTCATCGGCGCGGCGGGCCGCGACCCGGCCCGGTTCGGCGCACCCGACCGCTTCGACCCGCTGCGCGCCGACGCCGACCCGCTGCTCATCGGCCCGGCCGGCTGCCCCGCGGCGCTCCTGGGCCGGCTGGAGGCCGAACACGGCCTGCGCGCCCTGCTGACGGCGATGCCCGGCATCCGCTGGGCCGACGGCTTCCGCCCGGCGGCCGGCGGCCTGCTCACCCGCGGACCGCGCACCCTGCTCATAAGCCCGTCCTGA
- a CDS encoding aldo/keto reductase: MKQRFLGRSGLRVSELCLGAMTFGQDTDEAAAHRILDTFTEAGGTFVDTADVYHQGVSEEIVGRWLKGRRRDDLVIATKVFGTMGESPNAGGLSRKHIVSAVEASLRRLGTDHIDLYQTHVWDATTPVEETLSTLDTLVKAGKVRYLGASNVSASQLQRSQDLADRNGWERYVSLQPLYNLLAREIEWELVPVSAAEGVGIIPWSPLQGGWLTGKYRRGMTAAAPGTREARYQRELGREAWRERDNEETWRVVEAVVAVAEEAGRTPAQTALRWLLGRPGVTAPIVGARTPEQLADSLGAAGWELTAEQAERLDAASARPLPYPYDILHRFRDREPRDD, translated from the coding sequence ATGAAGCAGCGATTCCTGGGCCGTTCGGGGCTGCGCGTCAGCGAACTGTGCCTGGGCGCGATGACGTTCGGCCAGGACACCGACGAGGCGGCCGCCCATCGGATCCTGGACACGTTCACGGAGGCGGGCGGCACGTTCGTCGACACCGCCGACGTGTACCACCAGGGGGTCTCCGAGGAGATCGTCGGCCGGTGGCTGAAGGGCCGCAGGCGCGACGATCTCGTCATCGCCACCAAGGTGTTCGGGACGATGGGCGAGTCCCCGAACGCGGGCGGACTGAGCCGCAAGCACATCGTGTCGGCGGTGGAGGCGAGCCTGCGCCGCCTCGGCACGGACCACATCGACCTCTACCAGACGCATGTGTGGGACGCGACGACGCCCGTCGAGGAGACCCTCTCCACCCTGGACACACTGGTGAAGGCGGGCAAGGTCCGCTACCTCGGCGCGAGCAACGTCTCCGCCTCCCAGCTCCAGCGCTCCCAGGACCTCGCGGACCGGAACGGCTGGGAGCGGTACGTCTCCCTCCAGCCGCTGTACAACCTGCTGGCGCGCGAGATCGAGTGGGAGCTGGTCCCCGTCAGCGCGGCGGAGGGCGTCGGCATCATCCCGTGGAGCCCGCTCCAGGGCGGCTGGCTGACCGGCAAGTACCGGCGCGGGATGACCGCCGCCGCACCGGGCACCCGGGAGGCCCGCTACCAGCGGGAGCTGGGCCGGGAGGCATGGCGGGAGCGGGACAACGAGGAGACCTGGCGGGTCGTGGAAGCGGTCGTCGCGGTGGCCGAGGAGGCGGGCCGGACCCCGGCGCAGACCGCGCTGCGCTGGCTGCTCGGCCGGCCCGGCGTCACCGCGCCGATCGTCGGGGCCCGGACTCCGGAGCAGCTGGCCGACAGTCTCGGCGCGGCGGGCTGGGAGCTGACGGCGGAGCAGGCCGAGCGGCTGGACGCGGCGAGCGCCCGGCCGCTGCCCTACCCGTACGACATCCTGCACCGCTTCCGTGACCGGGAGCCGCGCGACGACTGA
- a CDS encoding M24 family metallopeptidase yields MSSPSPSVQQSAPPPFTADDYRARMARTAESAAEAGLAGVIVAPGPDLVHLTGYRPVSTERLTLLVLRAGQDPVLVVPTLEAPDAAAATGAPALTLRDWTDGKDPYEVTAPLLDAEGRFGVSDNAWAMHLLGLQRQLPGTSYTALTEALPMLRAVKDAAELERLTAAGAAADATYEEILKVRFSGRREVDVATDLAALLREFGHSQVDFTVVGSGPNGANPHHEAGARTIERGDMVVLDFGGLKHGYGSDTSRTVHVGEPTAEEQRVHDIVREAQQAGCAAVRPGVACQEIDRAARAVITEFGYGERFIHRTGHGIGVTTHEPPYMIEGEEQPLVPGMCFSVEPGIYLPGRFGVRIEDIVAVTEDGGRRLNTTARELAVVE; encoded by the coding sequence ATGTCCAGCCCGAGCCCGTCCGTCCAGCAGTCCGCCCCGCCGCCCTTCACCGCCGACGACTACCGGGCCCGGATGGCACGCACCGCCGAGTCCGCCGCCGAGGCCGGGCTCGCCGGGGTGATCGTCGCGCCGGGCCCCGACCTCGTCCACCTCACCGGCTACCGCCCCGTGAGCACCGAACGCCTCACGCTCCTCGTGCTGCGAGCCGGCCAGGACCCGGTCCTGGTCGTCCCGACCCTGGAGGCCCCCGACGCGGCCGCCGCCACCGGGGCGCCCGCCCTCACCCTGCGGGACTGGACCGACGGCAAGGACCCGTACGAGGTGACCGCCCCGCTGCTGGACGCCGAGGGCCGCTTCGGCGTCAGCGACAACGCCTGGGCGATGCATCTGCTCGGCCTCCAGCGGCAGCTGCCCGGCACCTCCTACACCGCGCTCACCGAAGCGCTCCCGATGCTCCGCGCGGTGAAGGACGCCGCCGAGCTGGAACGGCTCACCGCTGCCGGGGCCGCCGCCGACGCCACGTACGAGGAGATCCTCAAGGTGCGCTTCTCCGGCCGCCGCGAGGTCGACGTGGCCACCGATCTCGCGGCTCTGCTCCGTGAGTTCGGGCACTCCCAGGTCGACTTCACCGTCGTCGGCTCCGGCCCGAACGGGGCGAACCCGCACCACGAGGCCGGCGCACGCACCATCGAGCGCGGCGACATGGTCGTCCTCGACTTCGGCGGCCTGAAGCACGGCTACGGCTCCGACACCTCCCGCACGGTCCACGTCGGCGAGCCCACCGCCGAGGAGCAGCGCGTCCACGACATCGTCCGGGAGGCCCAGCAGGCGGGCTGCGCGGCCGTCCGGCCCGGCGTCGCCTGCCAGGAGATCGACCGGGCCGCCCGCGCGGTGATCACCGAATTCGGCTACGGCGAACGGTTCATCCACCGCACCGGCCACGGCATCGGCGTCACCACCCACGAGCCGCCCTACATGATCGAGGGCGAGGAGCAGCCGCTGGTGCCCGGCATGTGCTTCTCCGTGGAGCCGGGCATCTACCTCCCGGGCCGCTTCGGCGTCCGGATCGAGGACATCGTGGCCGTCACCGAGGACGGCGGGCGGCGGCTCAACACCACCGCCCGCGAACTGGCCGTCGTCGAGTAG
- the treZ gene encoding malto-oligosyltrehalose trehalohydrolase, with protein sequence MQFEVWAPEADSVVLEAADVRYAMERDAGREGWWTAGAEASDGVRYGFRLDDGPLLPDPRSRRQPDGPDGPSAVVDQEAYAWREAWAGRRLNRAVLYELHVGTYTAEGTFDAAAARLGHLAELGVTHVSLMPVCPFPGVNGWGYEGVSLWAVHEPYGGPEGLKRLVDTAHGLGLGVVLDVVHNHLGPSGNHLPAFGPYFTDTHHTPWGAAVNLDAPGSDEVRAFLLGSALAWLRDYRLDGLRLDAVHALADTRALTFLEELSAAVDALAVEVGRPLGLIAESDLCDPRTTTPRPAGGLGLHAQWNDDFHHALHTALTGESQGYYADFARAPLAALAKTVTSGFFHDGTFSSFRGRTHGRPVDVTRTPAHRFVGYAQTHDQIGNRALGDRLATSLTPGLQACAAALVLTGPFTPMLFMGEEWGARTPWQFFTDHTDPELAEAVRNGRRREFAAHGWDLEEIPDPQDPATRDRSCLDWSEPAREPHARLLAWYRELIVLRRTLPDLHDPDLASVKTAFDEDARWLAYRRGDLRIAVNLADGPAAIPLGSGRHRRVGGRVLAAWEPVAAPGADGVLHLPPESCVVLADD encoded by the coding sequence ATGCAGTTCGAGGTGTGGGCCCCCGAGGCGGACTCGGTCGTGCTGGAGGCGGCGGACGTCCGGTACGCGATGGAGCGCGACGCGGGGCGCGAGGGGTGGTGGACGGCCGGGGCGGAGGCCTCGGACGGGGTCCGGTACGGATTCCGGCTGGACGACGGGCCTCTGCTGCCCGACCCCCGTTCGCGGCGTCAGCCGGACGGGCCCGACGGCCCGAGCGCTGTCGTCGACCAGGAGGCGTACGCCTGGCGCGAGGCCTGGGCGGGACGGCGGCTGAACCGCGCGGTGCTGTACGAGCTGCACGTGGGGACGTACACCGCCGAGGGCACCTTCGACGCGGCGGCGGCCCGGCTGGGCCATCTGGCCGAACTGGGCGTCACCCATGTGTCGCTGATGCCCGTCTGCCCGTTCCCGGGCGTCAACGGCTGGGGGTACGAGGGCGTCTCGCTGTGGGCGGTCCACGAGCCGTACGGCGGACCCGAGGGGCTGAAGCGCCTGGTCGACACGGCGCACGGGCTGGGGCTTGGGGTGGTCCTGGACGTGGTGCACAACCACCTGGGCCCGTCCGGGAACCACCTGCCCGCCTTCGGCCCGTACTTCACCGACACCCACCACACCCCGTGGGGCGCGGCGGTCAACCTGGACGCGCCGGGCTCCGACGAGGTGCGGGCGTTCCTCCTGGGCAGCGCCCTGGCCTGGCTGCGCGACTACCGGCTCGACGGGCTGCGGCTCGACGCGGTGCACGCGCTGGCCGACACCCGGGCGCTCACCTTCCTGGAGGAGCTGTCGGCGGCGGTCGACGCGCTGGCCGTCGAGGTGGGCAGGCCGCTCGGGCTGATCGCCGAGTCCGACCTCTGCGACCCGCGCACCACGACCCCGCGTCCGGCGGGCGGCCTCGGACTGCACGCCCAGTGGAACGACGACTTCCACCACGCCCTGCACACCGCGCTGACCGGCGAGTCCCAGGGCTACTACGCCGACTTCGCCCGCGCCCCGCTCGCCGCCCTCGCCAAGACGGTGACGTCCGGGTTCTTCCATGACGGGACCTTCTCCAGCTTCCGGGGCCGCACCCACGGCCGCCCGGTCGACGTGACGCGCACCCCGGCACACCGCTTCGTGGGCTACGCGCAGACGCATGACCAGATCGGCAACCGGGCGCTCGGCGACCGGCTCGCCACCTCCCTCACCCCCGGCCTCCAGGCGTGCGCCGCCGCCCTCGTACTGACCGGTCCTTTCACCCCGATGCTCTTCATGGGCGAGGAGTGGGGGGCGCGCACTCCCTGGCAGTTCTTCACCGACCACACGGACCCGGAGCTGGCCGAGGCCGTACGCAACGGCAGGCGGCGGGAGTTCGCCGCGCACGGCTGGGACCTGGAGGAGATCCCCGACCCCCAGGACCCCGCGACCCGGGACCGGTCCTGCCTCGACTGGTCCGAGCCGGCGCGCGAACCGCACGCGCGGCTGCTCGCCTGGTACCGCGAACTGATCGTGCTGCGGCGCACGTTGCCCGATCTGCACGATCCCGACCTGGCCTCGGTGAAGACCGCGTTCGACGAGGACGCGCGCTGGCTGGCGTACCGCAGGGGCGACCTGCGGATCGCGGTGAACCTCGCGGACGGGCCGGCCGCCATCCCCCTGGGCTCGGGCCGCCACCGGCGGGTCGGCGGACGGGTGCTGGCGGCCTGGGAGCCGGTGGCGGCTCCGGGGGCGGACGGGGTCCTGCATCTGCCGCCGGAGTCGTGCGTGGTGCTGGCCGACGACTGA
- a CDS encoding VOC family protein yields MSHIALVTLVVRDYDEALAYYRDALGFEVAEDTDRGDGTRWVVVRPRGTAPGTGLLLARAKDEVQSRAVGAQTGGRVGFFLHTEDFAADHARMVAAGVRFLEEPRHETYGSVAVFEDLYGNRWDLLQPAA; encoded by the coding sequence ATGTCCCACATCGCCCTGGTCACCCTGGTCGTCCGCGACTACGACGAGGCGCTCGCGTACTACCGCGACGCGCTCGGCTTCGAGGTGGCGGAGGACACCGACCGGGGCGACGGCACCCGCTGGGTGGTGGTGCGCCCGCGCGGGACCGCGCCCGGCACGGGGCTGCTGCTCGCCCGCGCGAAGGACGAGGTCCAGAGCAGGGCGGTGGGGGCGCAGACGGGCGGCCGGGTCGGCTTCTTCCTGCACACGGAGGACTTCGCGGCCGACCACGCCCGGATGGTGGCCGCCGGGGTGCGGTTCCTGGAGGAGCCCCGGCACGAGACGTACGGCTCGGTGGCGGTCTTCGAGGACCTCTACGGCAACCGCTGGGACCTGCTCCAGCCGGCCGCCTGA
- a CDS encoding GNAT family N-acetyltransferase: MPPAPPRLTVRPLSGPDELDLFRGLSYVLDHELAEDLATGRRVPGWMWVALDGERVVARAAWWTDAAGNRPLALDFFDLDDTLPAPERVAIGVRLLETATAAVLPAGAERPEYGRFVPPDWHEDPVAWDVVGARIAVMEETGARMLVERLRLEWRAGTPVPEDSGRLVFRPVAGREDLLALMAPVMEGTLDAHGQADLASGLDARAAAEKQYDEELAGYSTPMDWWRIAELPTGEPVGFVIPARNSYNPIIAYIGVLPARRGHGYIDDLLAEGTRVLAAEGVDRIRAATDLGNVPMARSFERLGYVNFERAFNMVWDQPR; this comes from the coding sequence GTGCCCCCTGCTCCACCGCGGTTGACGGTCCGTCCGCTGTCCGGACCCGATGAGCTCGACCTGTTCCGCGGCCTTTCGTATGTTCTCGACCACGAGCTGGCCGAGGACCTCGCCACCGGGCGCCGCGTCCCGGGGTGGATGTGGGTCGCCCTGGACGGGGAGCGGGTCGTCGCCAGGGCCGCCTGGTGGACCGACGCGGCGGGCAACAGGCCGCTGGCGCTGGACTTCTTCGACCTGGACGACACGCTTCCGGCACCGGAGCGCGTCGCGATCGGCGTCCGGCTGCTGGAGACGGCGACGGCGGCCGTGCTGCCCGCCGGTGCGGAACGGCCCGAGTACGGGCGGTTCGTACCGCCGGACTGGCACGAGGACCCGGTCGCCTGGGACGTCGTCGGGGCGCGGATCGCGGTGATGGAGGAGACCGGGGCCCGGATGCTGGTGGAGCGGCTGCGGCTGGAGTGGCGGGCCGGCACGCCGGTGCCCGAGGACTCCGGCCGGCTGGTCTTCCGTCCGGTCGCCGGGCGGGAGGACCTCCTCGCGCTGATGGCCCCGGTGATGGAGGGCACCCTCGACGCCCACGGGCAGGCGGACCTGGCGTCCGGGCTCGATGCCCGCGCGGCGGCCGAGAAGCAGTACGACGAGGAGCTGGCGGGGTACTCCACCCCGATGGACTGGTGGCGGATCGCCGAACTGCCCACGGGTGAGCCGGTCGGCTTCGTCATTCCGGCCCGTAACAGCTACAACCCGATCATCGCGTACATCGGGGTGCTGCCCGCCCGGCGGGGCCACGGGTACATCGACGACCTCCTCGCCGAGGGCACCCGGGTGCTGGCGGCCGAGGGCGTGGACCGGATCCGCGCGGCGACCGACCTCGGCAACGTACCGATGGCGCGGTCCTTCGAGCGTCTCGGCTACGTCAACTTCGAGCGGGCGTTCAACATGGTCTGGGACCAGCCCCGTTGA
- a CDS encoding LuxR C-terminal-related transcriptional regulator yields the protein MRIVIAEDNALLREGLVLLLTSSGHEVVADAAAGPEILPALLEHRPDVAVLDVRLPPTFRDEGLRAAIAARAELPDLPILVLSQYVEETYAAELLARGARGIGYLLKDRVGRIEQFLEALDRVAAGGTALDPEVVTQLLTRKSTAGPLQSLTAREREVLEHMAQGKANATIAAELTVSERAVSKHIGSIFAKLGLEPDDGAVHRRVLAVLAYLEGRDGVAP from the coding sequence GTGCGGATCGTGATCGCCGAGGACAACGCCCTCCTGCGCGAGGGCCTCGTCCTCCTGCTCACCAGCTCCGGACACGAGGTGGTGGCCGACGCGGCGGCCGGCCCGGAGATCCTGCCCGCCCTGCTCGAACACCGCCCGGACGTCGCCGTCCTGGACGTACGGCTGCCGCCCACCTTCCGCGACGAGGGGCTGCGGGCCGCGATCGCCGCCCGCGCCGAACTGCCCGACCTGCCGATCCTGGTCCTCTCGCAGTACGTCGAGGAGACGTACGCCGCCGAGCTGCTCGCCCGGGGCGCCCGGGGCATCGGCTACCTGCTCAAGGACCGGGTGGGCCGGATCGAGCAGTTCCTGGAGGCCCTGGACCGGGTGGCGGCGGGCGGCACCGCGCTCGACCCGGAGGTCGTCACCCAGCTCCTCACCCGCAAGTCCACGGCGGGCCCGCTCCAGAGCCTCACCGCCCGCGAGCGCGAGGTCCTGGAACACATGGCGCAGGGCAAGGCGAACGCCACCATCGCCGCCGAACTCACCGTCTCCGAACGGGCGGTGAGCAAGCACATCGGCTCGATCTTCGCCAAGCTCGGCCTGGAACCGGACGACGGAGCCGTCCACCGCCGCGTCCTCGCGGTGCTGGCCTACCTGGAGGGCCGGGACGGGGTCGCCCCCTGA